In Desulfovibrio legallii, the DNA window GACCTCTTCACGCGGCGCCGTCGTCTGGCGCATGAGGTCGCTGACGGTGGCCCAGAGGGTGGCTGAAGCCTCGGCCACGCGGCCCTGACGGGCCGCAAGCAGATCGTTGTAAGCGGCGGCCTGGCGGCCCAGCTGACGGAGCGTGCGTTTGATGCGGCTGTGGTACTCAGTAATGGTGACCTTGTCCGTATGGGTGGTGAGGGCGGCCAGGTCCGACCGCGCGGAATAGAGCAGCATATTCATGGACTGTACGGCCACCACGGAGGGCAGCAGCTCCTGATCCATGCGGGCTACGGCGCTATTGAGGCCTTCTGCGCCGCGGAACAGGACGACAAACTGGATGAGGATAAGCGCGATGATGCCGGCAAAAGAGAGAAAGAGCTTGCAGCTGAGGGGCATGGAGGCTCCGGTGGGAAGGCGCAGGGCGATGCCGTGACTGTTCATAAAGCGATGCGGCAGTTGCTGCCCGGCAGGGCTTTGCATTGTTTTTTGAGCGCGGCGGCGGCGCGGGCCAGCTCCGCCACGCTCTGGTGGCGCGCGGCGTTGACGCCCACAATACTCAGGGACATGAGCGGAAAGCGCTCCTCCGCGCCGGCCCGGTTTTTGCCGTCCAGATAGCCGCGGGCAGCGTCTTCCGGGCTGTAGAAGGCGGGCACGGCCTGGTCGAAGGCGGCGATGCAGTCTTTGGCGATGCGCGCGGCCTGCTGGCAAGGGCTCACGGCAATAAAGTCGTCCCCGCCGATGTGCCCCACAAAGGACTGCTCAGGGGCGATCTCCCTGATGCTGGCCGAAAGGCGCTTGAGCACCTTGTCGCCGTTGTTGAAGCCGTATTTGTCGTTATAGGCTTTGAAGCTGTCTATATCGAAGTAGAGCACGCAGGCGGGCAGGCCCAGGCGCACCAGGCGTTCCAGCTCAATGTCGATGAGGGCGTTGCCCGGCAGTTCGGAAAGAGGGTTGAGCTGGCGGGCGTTGGCTACCTCAAGCTCAATGCTTTTTTCCAGCAGCTCCTTGACGGTGACCACCCCTAGGTAGCGTCCTTCGCGGGTTACCACCACAAGGTCGTAAAGCCTTTCGTCGTCGCGGGTCATGGCCAGGCGGGCCACCCTGTCGATGGTGGTCTGGTGCTCCACGTGCAGAAAGTCCTTATCCATGACCACATCCGCCGTTTTGCCCGCAAAAAGGGAAAAGCCGAACCGGCCGCTCAGCTGGCGGTGCAGGCGGTGGCGCGTCACCGTGCCCAGGGGAACGCCCCCGCTGACCACGCACAGGCCGTGGAGCGCGGCGTCGTTGTCAAACATTTCCGCCAGGTCGGCGATGGGGGTGGAAGGCGGCAGGGCCACGCCGGGCCGGCAGAGGTTTTTGACATGAAACTTGTGGACCCGCGCGCCGAAAAAGCGGTTCTTGATTTTGTTTTCGCGTTGAATGACGCGCAGGGCGTCCTGTTCCGGCGGCAAAGGATCCGCGTGCGGCCGGCGGAGGAAAAAGCCCTGGCCGTAAGGCACGTCAAAGCCCACCAGCGTGGCCAGCTCGGCTTCCGTTTCAATGCCTTCGGCGATGAGGCGCGTGTTGGTAAGGCCCGCAAACTCCTGCATGCTGCGGATAAGGGCCTGGCGCACCAGGTCTTTGTCCACCCCGCGCACCAACTGCATATCCAGTTTGATGAAATGGGGCTGCACGTCCGAAATGAGGTTGAGGCCGGAATACCCCGCCCCGGCGTCGTCAATGCTGATCTGGTAGTTCTGGGCTTTATAGTGTTCAATAATACCCAGGAATCCCTGCAGATTAGCTACTGATTCGCGCTCGGTGATTTCAAAAACGATGTCCTCGGCGCAGAGGGCGAAGCGCGTGAGGTATTCGCGGGTAAAGCCCTCCCGAAAGCGCGCGTCCTGGATGATGTTGGGGTTGACGTTGAGAAAAAGGCGCAGCCCTGCCGGAAGGCGTCGGGCCGCGCGCAGGGCGCTGTGCCGGAAAA includes these proteins:
- a CDS encoding bifunctional diguanylate cyclase/phosphodiesterase, producing the protein MLGLSVSLPRPRGRATTPPPADFLRHPTQWRPLPPPVSRTAGATEARLLDEILRAKAVRTVLQPIVSLRDGAVFGYEALSRGPAGGPLEKPDALIAAALRHGRMLELEHLFRHSALRAARRLPAGLRLFLNVNPNIIQDARFREGFTREYLTRFALCAEDIVFEITERESVANLQGFLGIIEHYKAQNYQISIDDAGAGYSGLNLISDVQPHFIKLDMQLVRGVDKDLVRQALIRSMQEFAGLTNTRLIAEGIETEAELATLVGFDVPYGQGFFLRRPHADPLPPEQDALRVIQRENKIKNRFFGARVHKFHVKNLCRPGVALPPSTPIADLAEMFDNDAALHGLCVVSGGVPLGTVTRHRLHRQLSGRFGFSLFAGKTADVVMDKDFLHVEHQTTIDRVARLAMTRDDERLYDLVVVTREGRYLGVVTVKELLEKSIELEVANARQLNPLSELPGNALIDIELERLVRLGLPACVLYFDIDSFKAYNDKYGFNNGDKVLKRLSASIREIAPEQSFVGHIGGDDFIAVSPCQQAARIAKDCIAAFDQAVPAFYSPEDAARGYLDGKNRAGAEERFPLMSLSIVGVNAARHQSVAELARAAAALKKQCKALPGSNCRIAL